A genomic window from Periophthalmus magnuspinnatus isolate fPerMag1 chromosome 16, fPerMag1.2.pri, whole genome shotgun sequence includes:
- the tent5ba gene encoding terminal nucleotidyltransferase 5ba → MSCAEALDPSRRFCVLSWDQVQRLDSILGEAIPIHGRGNFPTLSVQPRQIVQVVRARLQEKGICVKDVRLNGSAASHVLHQDSGLGYKDLDLIFGVSLKDDQAFRLVKDVVLDCLLDFLPLGVCKERISALTLKEAYVQKLVKVCNDTDRWSLISLSNNTGKNVELKFVDSLRRQFEFSVDSFQICLDSLLLFDRCSETPMSESFHPTVIGESVYGDFGAAMEHLCQRIIATRSPEEIRGGGLLKYCHLLVRGFRPSSEADMKQMQRYMCSRFFIDFPDIGEQQRKLEAYLQNHFAGMEHKRYECLMTLHQVVNESTVCLMGHERRQTLSLISMLALRVLAEQNAIPTVTNVTCYYQPAPYVQDINFSNYYIAHVHSPQVSTCTNSYQTWLPCS, encoded by the exons ATGTCTTGCGCTGAGGCATTGGATCCCAGCCGGCGGTTCTGCGTGCTGTCGTGGGATCAGGTGCAGCGTCTGGACTCGATTCTGGGAGAAGCGATTCCCATTCATGGACGAGGGAACTTCCCCACTCTGTCCGTGCAGCCCCGGCAGATAGTTCAG GTGGTGCGGGCGCGGTTGCAGGAGAAAGGCATATGTGTGAAGGACGTGAGGTTGAATGGCTCCGCTGCCAGCCATGTCCTGCACCAAGACTCCGGACTAGGATACAAGGACCTGGACCTCATCTTCGGTGTTTCACTCAAAGATGACCAGGCATTTCGCCTCGTTAAAGACGTTGTGTTGGACTGCCTATTAGACTTTTTACCTCTTGGTGTCTGTAAAGAGCGGATATCGGCGCTCACCCTCAAAGAAGCCTATGTTCAAAAACTGGTCAAAGTCTGCAACGATACAGATCGCTGGAGTCTCATCTCTCTGTCTAACAACACCGGCAAAAATGTGGAACTTAAATTTGTGGATTCCTTACGACGTCAGTTTGAGTTTAGCGTGGATTCTTTTCAGATTTGCCTAGATTCTCTGCTTTTGTTTGACCGTTGCTCGGAAACACCAATGTCAGAGAGCTTCCATCCGACAGTTATAGGCGAGAGCGTGTATGGAGATTTTGGGGCCGCCATGGAACATTTGTGTCAGCGTATCATAGCCACGAGGAGTCCAGAGGAAATCCGTGGCGGTGGTTTGTTGAAatactgccacctgctggtccgGGGGTTTAGACCTTCCTCTGAAGCGGACATGAAGCAAATGCAGCGTTACATGTGCTCCAGGTTTTTCATTGACTTTCCCGATATCGGCGAACAGCAGAGAAAACTGGAAGCATATCTCCAGAATCACTTTGCGGGAATGGAGCACAAGCGTTATGAATGTCTGATGACACTGCACCAGGTCGTGAATGAGAGCACAGTTTGTCTGATGGGCCACGAAAGGCGTCAGACCCTCAGCCTCATCTCTATGTTAGCACTGCGGGTACTAGCCGAGCAAAATGCCATACCAACAGTCACCAATGTCACTTGTTACTACCAGCCAGCGCCATATGTACAGGACATCAACTTCAGTAACTATTACATTGCACACGTACACTCGCCACAGGTGTCCACGTGCACTAACTCTTACCAGACATGGCTGCCCTGTAGCTGA